The following proteins are encoded in a genomic region of Mycteria americana isolate JAX WOST 10 ecotype Jacksonville Zoo and Gardens chromosome 14, USCA_MyAme_1.0, whole genome shotgun sequence:
- the SAMD10 gene encoding sterile alpha motif domain-containing protein 10, translating to MQQGRPSLCCVSTIRSSQGPPEPAAAAHFSFCRSLLEHTVSAENLSYRLQRNPGSSLTWHDGRSQRADGSRTVKLLRQPGTEGSQGRACDHYGIYHTSPTLGSLAKPVVLWTQQDVCKWLKKHCPHNYLIYVEAFSHHAITGRALLRLNGEKLQRMGIAHEAQRQEVLQQVLQLQVREEVRNLQLLSQDCTNTVNRAPLGWAAHR from the exons ATGCAGCAGGGCCGGCCATCCCTCTGCTGCGTCTCCACCATCCGCAGCTCGCAGGGACCACCCGAGCCAG ccgccgccgctcacTTCAGCTTCTGCCGCAGCCTCCTGGAGCACACGGTGTCGGCCGAAAACCTCAGCTACCGCCTGCAGAGGAACCCGggcagcagcctcacctggcaCGACGGCCGGAGCCAGCGGGCCGACGGCAGCCGGACCGTCAAGCTCCTGCGGCAGCCGGGCACCGAGGGCTCGCAG GGCCGTGCCTGTGACCACTATGGCATCTACCACACCAGCCCCACGCTGGGCAGCCTGGCCAAGCCGGTGGTGCTCTGGACCCAGCAGGATGTGTGCAAATGGCTGAAGAAGCACTGCCCACATAACTATCTCATCTACGTCGAGGCGTTCTCCCACCACGCCATCACAG GTCGGGCACTGCTGCGGCTGAACGGGGAGAAGCTGCAGCGCATGGGCATCGCTCACGAGGCGCAGCGGCAGGAGGTCctgcagcaggtcctgcagcTCCAGGTGCGCGAGGAGGTCCGAAacctgcagctgctcagccaAG ATTGCACCAACACTGTGAACCGAGCACCTCTGGGATGGGCTGCGCACCGCTGA